The sequence AGGATGGATATAAGAAAATCGCCTGCGGTAGATGTAGATGAGAAAAAATTTTTTAGAATAGTTAAAGCTGCATTTTCCAGTAGAAGGAAGACACTTCTAAACGCCCTGCATGGTGGGGATATTTTGAAGGATAAAGCTATGTTAAAAAGTATTATAGAGGAATGCGGTGTAGATCCTGAAGTACGTGGTGAAAACTTAAGTATAGAGGATTTTGCACGCTTATCGCGAAAGCTTGCCCCCATAATGTTCTAAAAATTAGAAGTATGCATATATATTTACCAGTAGTCGGCATACCTTATTTAAAAGGAGGGGGTTGGTATGCTTTTGAGGAGATTTTTCGTGACATTAAAGCCGGACGATGACAAGTATTCTATAGAAGGCGAAAAACCAGACGGTTTTTTTAAGTTTGAAAGGTTTGGCAACAGATGTAGGGTTACTATAAATGTGACAGGCCTGAAGCAGCCGGAGGATTTTTCATATAAAGGCATGCTTATTGGTTTTAAAAACAATGAGCCCGTGATGTTTGATATGGGTGTATTGAAAATTGATGATATGGGTAGGTGCATTTCTCAATGGCTTTTTGATCCTGAAAATATCGAGGGGAAAGGTATCAGATTGGAAGATCTGAAGGTTTGCGCAGTTGTGGTGGATAATCTCAATGGACAATTGATTACACCGCTGGTAGGACTTTTAGATGGTGATTATGCTGATTGGAAAAAAATGATTAAGCACGACAAAAATATAAGCATTGACGAGTCCAAATCTTCAGAGAATCTTGTGCCAGAATTACCAAATATAGATATAGGAGAAGATAGCGATAGCCAGTTAGAGCAAAAGTTAGAGCAAAATGGTGCATATGTTGAAAATTTGGATCATGATGAAGGTGAATCAGGATATGATCATGCAGAACCGCAAGAAGATAAGGAAGACAAAACAGATCAAAGTTCTGAAAAAAATATATCTGAGCAAAATAATATATCTGAAAAAAATATAGGTGAAAGTGAAGCAGAAAATCTTATTGGATTGCTGGAGTTAAAAGATCAAGGTGTGCCTGGTGAGAGCCAGTATGTACGAAATTTGAAGAAATATATTGGAGATATAATAGGACATTTGCAAGAAGTACAGCCTTTTGAAGAAAAAATGGAAGGTTATAAATGGTGGAAGATTGAAAACGGGTATGCATTTAATAAAGATCATTACTTGATGGGGTTGGTTTTTGAGCAAAACAAAGTAAAGTATATAGTTTATGCTATGCCGGGTAAATTTAATATGTTTGATCAGCCTTATGGAGGTCTTACTGGCTTTGTTTGCTGGAGGCCTGCTAGAGGTCAGCAATTCGAATATGATGCTGATGGTTATTGGCTTATGCATATAGATGCGCTGACAGGGCAAATTGTGATGCCCTTGAAGCCTACTCCGCCACCCTTGTTTAAAGGATATGATTGATCTGGTACCATCCAGGTCTTTTTTGTTGCTTTAAAGGGTTAAATGGTGGTAAAATAATTGTGGTGATGATATATGAGAATAGATGTTATAGGATTAGGGCCAGGCAGTGACGGTTTAATAACAAGGCAGACAGAAAATATTTTAAGAGGGGCTGACGAAATATATTTGAGGACTAAAATACATCCTTCTGTTAAGTGGTTGGATGAAAATGGCATAAAGTATCAATCTTTTGACTATATATACGAGGAAAGCAGATCTTTTGATGAGGTATATATTAAAATAGCTGAATTCCTTATCGGAAGGGTATTGGAAGGGGGAAAGGTGGTATATGCTGTACCAGGACATCCCCTTATCGCAGAAAGATCCGTTGATAACCTGATGCGGTTGGCACAGGAGAAAGGAATTGATGTTTTTGTATATTCAGCTGTTAGCTTTATTGATGCTGTATTAGCATCTATTAAATACGATCCAATAAATGGGCTAAAAATCCTGGATGGGCTTTCTTTAGATCGGCAGGTGCCTGATCGCGCTTGCGGGAATATAATAACACAGGTATATGACAATCTGGTTGCATCAGAAATTAAGTTAAAGCTTATGAAAATATATCAGCCAGAGCAAGATATCGTGTTTATACGATCAGCAGGCATACCCCATGAGGAAGTTGTTCGAAAGATCAAATTGTATCAGCTTGACATGCAAAAGGACATAGATCACTTAACGTGTGTATACATACCGCCAGCATCCAATTCAACCTATGATTTTGGAGATCTGATAAAAATAATGGAAAAATTAAGGAGTGATAGCGGATGCCCGTGGGATAAGGAACAGACTCACGAAACCCTCAGACAGTATCTTATTGAGGAATGTTATGAGGTTATAGAAGCTATTAATAAAAAAGATCCGGCTAAGCTACAGGAAGAATTGGGAGATGTTCTGTTCCAGGTGGTTTTTCATTCAAGGATAGCTGAAGAAAGTGGTTTGTTTAACATAAACGACGTCATCGACGGAGTGTGTAGCAAGATGATATTGAGGCATCCCCATATTTTTTCTAACATAAAGGTAAAAAGTACCGATGAGGTTTTAAATAACTGGGATGCCATAAAAAAAGACGAAAAAGGATATACTTCTATTACTGAGGTGTTGAGGGACATACCTAAAGAACTGCCTGCTCTTATGAGAAGTTATAAGGTACAGCATAAAGCTGCAAAGGTGGGATTTGATTGGGATGATGTAGATAAGGCTTTGGACAAGCTTTATGAAGAAATTGAGGAATTAAAAGAGGTATATAAATCTGGAAACAGGGAAAAAATCCAAGAAGAGATGGGCGATGTTCTGTTCGCATGTGTAAATGTGTCAAGGTTTTTAAAAGTTGAACCGGAACTAGCCCTTGCCAGTACTATAGAGAAGTTCATAGAAAGATTTAGTTATATTGAAACCAAAGCTGTAGAAATGGGCAAGATGATGCAGGATATGAGCTTATCTGAAATGGATGAACTGTGGAATGAAGCCAAGACGAATAATTTTCACAAGAATAATGAAAAATAGCTTTAAAAAGCAGGATTTTGCGATTTTTTGAAGAATATATTAAAATGCAACATATTATAAAAACAAAAATGGAAATGGGAGGTTTTAAGGTGAATAAGGCTGATATTGTTTCAAGCATGGCAGAAAAAAGTGGACTTACTAAAAAAGATGCCGAAAAAGCATTGGATGCTTTTATAGAATCGGTTATAGAAACTCTTGAGAAAGGGGATAAAGTTCAGCTGGTTGGCTTTGGGACTTTTGAGGTGAGGGAAAGAGCCGAGAGAAAAGGCATAAATCCCCAGACGAAAGAAGAAATTATTATACCTGCTTCTAAAGCTCCTGTATTTAAAGCAGGTAAATTGCTTAAGGAAAGAGTAAAATAAAAAATCGGGTCGCGTGACCTGATTTTTTTATATAATTTTAATTTAAGTAGGTGATAGTATGAGACTGGACAAATACTTAAAGGTTTCAAGGTTGATAAAACGCAGAACAGTAGCAAAAGAGGCCTGTGATGAGGGGCGCGTTTTGGTAAATGGTAAGATAGCGAAAGCAGGCACAGAAGTAAAGGTAGGAGATGTAATAGAGATTCAACTTGGTTCTCGAACAGTTAAAGCAATGGTAACACAGTTACATGAACACGCATTGAAAGAGGATGCTGCAGAGATGTATAAACTATTATAATGTCATAACTTTTATATGCCCTGCATATATTTTATATAAAGGGTTAAGAGGGTGATGCATATGGATGCGTCTCATAATATATTTATAGAGAACAGAGAAAAAGCAAAAATAAGCGGGGTCATAGAAGTTATGAGCTTTAACGAAGATAACATAAATCTTTCTACAAACCTTGGGGGATTGATCATAAAAGGTAAGGATTTACACATAAACAAGCTTAACCTAGACGATGGGGAACTTATCATCGAAGGCACTATATTAAGCCTCACTTACACCAGCAAAGAAGATATGAAAGGCCGTGGAAAGGGCCTTTTAAGTAAAATGTTTAAATAATAATATGCCTCCTTACTTTGCTTTAAGGGGGTTTTTCTATTACTTTTGGCGTGGTGGAGTGATGATATGGATTCGGCTATAAGTAATCAAGTATTAGTTTTTTTAATATGTATGTATGGAGGTATTTTCTTAGGGCTTTTTTATGATATTTACAGGATATTCAGGAGAATATTTAGACCTAAAAAAAAGGCTACGTATATTGAAGATGCGCTTTTTTGGTTAATTTGTTCGTTATTTGTGTTTTCAGTGATATTTCTTGCCAATTACGCGGAATTAAGGTTTTATACTTTCCTGGGATTTATATCGGGCTTTTATATTTACATGAAATTATTCAGTTTTGTGTTTATAAGAATTACCATAAAGACACTCAGATGTATAAAAAGAAGTATGGTTGGCCTCTTTAGCTTTATATCATCTCCATTTTTGCTTGCATATAATATAGTGGCAAGGCAAATTAACGGTGTTAAAAATTTATTAAATTTCAGAAAAAAATGAAGGGATTTTAGTAGTTGCGTCGAATATCAATATTAGATAATGCATTAATCCAAGGAAAGGATTGTTTTAGGTGAGGTTGAAGGTGAATAAAAGGAAACTGGTGATTTTTGCTATTACAGTTTATACTTCTGTGACACTTATTCAGCAACAATATACCATAATTCGATTGCATAAAGAGCAGAGAGATTTAAATAAGCGAATCGAAATGGCTAAGAAAGAAAATGAAAGGCTTCAAAAGGAAATAAAATATTCAAAAACATTAGATTTTGTAAGAAAGATCGCCAGTGATGAATTGGGCTTGGTAAAAAAAGGCCAAACCGTCTATGTGGATATTAATGGAAAATAGATTTTTATAAAAAGTTAAATCAGAGCCTCTGATGTGCTTGCATTTGGGACAAATCATTGATACAATAAAATTGTATTAAAGAATTAAAAGGAGGAATCTTTTATTTATGCCAGTTGAGGTAGGCAAAGTGGTCGACGGAACCGTGCTAAATATAACAAGCTTCGGGGCATTTGTCCAGTTACCAGAAGGGGAAACTGGATTAGTACACATATCAGAAGTCGCAGATAAATACGTGAAAGATGTGAGAGATTATTTAAAAGAAAAGGATAAGGTAAAAGTTAAAATTTTGTCGGTTAGCCCTGATGGTAAAATTAGCTTGTCAATTAAAAAGGCGAATGCGGAGCTTAAAAAATCGTCTAGACCATTGGACTTAGAATGGAATCGTAACAAATCGTCCAGCAACATGTCTTTTGAGGATAGGCTTGCTAAGTTTTTAAAGGATAGCGATGAAAGACAGCAGCAGCTTAAAAAGAACCTGGATACCAGAAGAAGGTCTGGGGGAGGATATAATAGAGGAAAAACCAATAAAATGATCGAAAAGTGATTGATCTTTATGTAATGATAGTCGAGGTGACCGATGAGATTTGGTTGTATTGATATAGGGACGAATTCGGTAAGGCTGTTAATAGCTGATGCCGATAAAAATGGTATAACTAAAATTTATAAAGGTATAAAGACGACTAGATTAGGTACTGGTGTAGATATCACCAGTACCTTGAAAATAGATGCTATATGCAGAACCGTAGATGCCGTTACAAATTTTGTAGATATAGCAAGGTCTTTTCACTGTGATAAAATTATTGCAATAGGGACCAGCGCGGTAAGGGATGCTTTAAATAAGGAAGTGTTGTTACAAGAAATATATCAGAAAACGGGCGTAAGAGTTGATGTGATATCTGGAAAAAAGGAAGCAGAATTGGCTTTTAAAGGAGTAGCCGGTGGCATAAAAAGTTGTGAAGGGAAGAGTATTTTAATTGTAGATATTGGCGGTGGCAGTACAGAATTTACATATGGGGAAAAGAACAAAATAAAGGAGAGGTATAGCCTAAACATAGGTGCTGTGAGGTTAACGGAAAGGTATTTAAATGAGAGCTTATATGATAAAAGTCATATGCAAAAATTGAGTGAAGATATAGAAATGAATTTGATGTTATTGCATCGCTTAAAAGAGATTATTTTGAGTAGGGGTAAAAGAATTGTGGCGGTCGGTGTAGGTGGCACAATAACGTCGCTGGCAGCGATAGATCAAAACCTGGATGTTTACGATTCTGAAAAAGTTCACAGCTACGTCTTGACATATCATAGAGTATATAGTATACTAAATGTGTTGTCTGGGATGAGCAGTGATGAAAGAAAGCGGGTAAAAGGTCTGATGCCTGAAAGAGCGGATATTATTGTAGCAGGCGTTATGATCCTTACAAAAGTAATGGAGTATTTTGAGCTAGAAGAAATTTCAGTCAGCGAATGGGACAATTTAGAAGGTCTGATTTTCGAAAATATTCCTTGACAAAGTGGTTGCGTTGATATATAATATATATCGTCGCTGAGGTTTGCCGGAGTGGCGGAACTGGCAGACGCACAGGACTTAAAATCCTGGGGGTCCTAAAAGACTCGTACCGGTTCGATTCCGGTCTCCGGCACCAGGTGGTGTAAAACATCGCGGGGTGGAGCAGCAGGTAGCTCGTCGGGCTCATAACCCGAAGGTCGTAGGTTCAAATCCTACCCCCGCAACTAAATTTTAATTATGATTTTTAAAAATTAATAATAAAATAGGGCGGCGTAGCTCAGTTGGCTAGAGCATGCGGTTCATACCCGCAGTGTCGGTGGTTCGACTCCACTCGCCGCTATTATATGTGTGCAATATGTAAACCGAATCGTCTATCGAGAGCCTGAAGACAACTTCAGCTCTATTGGTATAGACGATTATTTTATTTATATAAAAAACAATCAGGTGAATTTGCTTTATTTTTTTTCTTAGGATATAATATTTTTGCTGTAAAAATATCGATGATAAAGGGGTGTATAAGAGTATGCGATATTTGTTACGACTTGTGCGATATGCCAGACCTTATTGGAAATATCTCATTATAGCTGTAATAAGTACGTTTTCCATAACTGGTTTGAACCTTATAGGTCCCTGGTTAATAAGGGATCTTATTGGAGTAGTAACTAATCTTAATCGCTACACCAATGCCAAGGAACTCATTGTAAGACTTTCAATAATACTGACACTAACTTATATAGCCAGAACTGTATTTCAGTTTTTAAGCAGCTATTTGTCTCATTATGGAGCGTGGCAGTTGGTGGCCTATATGAGGGTGTTAGTATATGAGAAACTACAAAAGCTTTCATTGAGGTATTACCATGACAAGCAGACAGGGCAGTTGATGTCAAGAGTAATAAATGATACTGCTACCTTTGAGATGCTGATAGCTCATGCCTTACCAGATCTCTTTACTAATGCCCTGATACTTCTGGGTGTAACTATAATACTGTTTATCATGAATCCTATTCTGGCATTTTTATCGCTGGTGCCCATCCCTTTTTTGGTTTATGGGGGAGCAGTATTTACCAAGCGCATACTGCCCTCATTCAGGTTTGCCCAACGGGCTTTAGCTGATTTAAATGCTGATCTGCAAGATAATCTGTCGGGGATAAGAGAAATACAGGCTTTTAACCAACAGGAGCGCGAGATAGGAAAAATAAAAAATAGGGCGTATGAGCATGCAACGGCACTAATAGGTGCATTAAAGCTTAGCGCTATATTTCATCCAGTGTTGAATTTTTTCAGCTCAATAGGGACTGTTATAGTGGTGTCTCTGGGAGGTATAATGGCCATAAAGGGCAAACTACCGGTAGAGGATATAGTTGGCTTCATATTATATTTAAGTATGTTTTATCAGCCTATAACAGCATTGGGCCAGGTTCTAGAAAACCTTCAACAGGCATTGGCTGGTGCAGAAAGGGTATTTGAGGTCCTGGATACAGAACCTGATGTAAAAGAGAAGGAACATGCAATTGACTTAAAAAATATAAAAGGTAAAATAACCTTTGAACATGTGAATTTTTCTTACAATAATGAAAAACCAGTATTAGAAGACATATCTTTTACTATAAACCCGGGGCAAATGGTTGCTTTTGTAGGTCCTACCGGTGTAGGTAAAACCACTATAATGAGCCTTATAAATCGCTTCTACGATGTGGATTCAGGGTCGATAAAGATAGACGATATAGATATCAGGGAAGTATCTTTGAGGTCTTTAAGGAATAATATAAGCATGGTGCTGCAGGATGTCTTTTTGTTTAATGGAACGATTGCTGAAAACATAGCTTACGGTAATGAAAAGGCCACTATGGATGATATCATAAATGCCGCAAAAATAGCATGTGCTCATGACTTTATAATGCAGATGCCTGATGGTTATAATACCTATATAGGAGAAAGAGGTATAAAACTTTCTGGAGGACAAAAGCAAAGGATTTCTATAGCCAGGGCAGTGTTAAAAAATTCGCCTATTCTCATACTGGATGAGGCTACATCTTCAGTTGATGCAGAAACCGAAAGAGAGATACAAAATGCTATAAATAATCTGGCAGGCAGCAGAACTATCCTGATAATAGCTCATCGCCTGTCCACGGTAAAAAAAGCCGACAATATAATAGTCCTAAAAGATGGTCGCATTGTGGAACAGGGGAAACATGAGGACTTAATAAAGCGAAAAGGGTTGTATCACTATCTGTGCTCTATGCAGTTCTTGACTCAAGAGGAAAATATAAAATTAGCATAACTTATTGATATTAAAAAATGCATATTTTTTTACAATTATAAAAAAGAGGAGTGGCTGTATTGGAAAAGTACCTTATTTTGATGCATCCATACCATAACCAGGTTTACTACAATACATCTAAAAAATTAGCTTTGTTAGAATTTGAGGCTGCAGCTTATCGAATGTCTAGGACATGTGAAAATATAGCCCTAGAAAATATACACGGCATAGATTATGTAACTTTTAACGTTGATTCCTTACCTTCACAAGATCTTAAATTGATATCCAGGCTGTCTTTTGTATATGCTCTTTTTAAACAGGAGGAATATGGCGGCAAGACATGTTTAGTTCCCATGACTAAAGATTACGGGCAATATCTTGAGGATGATATCGTGAACATTTTGAAATACTCAGGTAAGACCAATGAATATTTCACAAAGCTCATGATAAATCTGGCAGTATTTGCTAGCGATTTTTATGGTCAAGATCGTATAAATCTGCTAGATCCTGTATGCGGTAAGGGTACCTCGCTTTTTCAAGGATTGATTTTTGGTTATAATGTTTCAGGAGTAGAAATAGATAAAAAGCTTGTAGACCAGGGGTTGGCATTTTTGATTAAGTATCTGGAAAACAAGCGATTTAAGCACAAAGTATCAAAGTCAAAGATGTCTTCGGAAGGGACTAAAATATGCGATATAACTTGTATAAATCTGGCAAAAACTAAGGAAGAGTATAAAAACAATAATATGCTTGAAGTAAACATGGTGCGTGGAGATACGGTAAATACCGATAAATACTTTAAAAAGAATTATTTTCATGTGATTGTTGCTGACTTGCCTTACGGTATTCAACACGGGAGCAATACTGGCACAGGTAGTTTTACGCGCAATCCAGAACTTTTGCTGCAAAAAGCTTTGCCTGCATGGACCAGTGTACTGAAAAAGGGAGGCAGTTTGGTATTGTCATGGAATACTTTTTTGCTAAAACGTCAGAACCTCCACCAACTTTTAGAGCAAGCTGGTCTGGCGGTATTAGAGAAAGAGACCTATAACCAGTTCGAACATCGTGTAGATCAGGCGATTATGCGTGATATAATAGTAGCTAGAAAAAACTGAAAAATATATTTTTTATGAAAGGAGTGAATGACAATAATATATTGGAATCAAGAATATAAGGATGTGGAGGAGTATTTAAAGACGGATATCATCAAGGGCCTTAGCAACGAAGAAGCTCAGAAGCGCTTACGCGAATACGGTTATAATCAACTTAAAGAACAAAATAAGAAATCTCTTTTTTTGATGTTTCTCGATCAATTTAAAGATTTTATGGTGCTCATATTGTTAGCGGCAACAATCATCTCGTTATTATTAGGTGAGGTAACAGATGCTGTAATTATGATAGTTGTAGTAGTATTAAATGGGATTTTGGGTATGTTGCAGGAAAACAGGGCTGAAAAGTCTCTGGAAGCATTGAAAAAATTGACTTCACCAACGGCTAGGGTCATTCGAAGCGGAAGAGTTGTCGACATTCCCACAAGCCAGCTTGTACCGGGAGATATAGTGTATTTAGAAGCGGGTAATTTTGTTCCTGCGGATGGCAGGCTTTTTGAGGCAACTAATTTAAGGATCGATGAATCAGCATTGACTGGGGAATCGGTACCTGTAGATAAGGATATAAAGGCGTTAAAAGCCGAAGAGCTTCCATTAGGAGATAGGATAAATATGGCTTATATGGGCACTGTGGTAGCTTATGGTAGAGGTCGTATGATTGTGACAGATACCGGGATGAATACAGAAATGGGTAAGATCGCTGAATTTATTGATAGCCAGGATACAGCCGCTACGCCACTTCAAAGGCGGCTTGAAGAATTGGGAAAATACCTTGGAGTTGGGGTTCTTTTAATCTGTTTTATCATTTTTATAACAGGTATTTTGAGTAGACGGCCTGTCTTTGACATGTTTATGACAGCTGTGAGCCTGGCTGTTGCTGCTATTCCGGAAGGACTACCTGCTATAGTTACGATTACCCTGGCAATAGGCGTTCAAAAGATGATAAAGAAGAAAGCTATTATAAGAAAATTACCTGCGGTAGAGACGCTTGGAAGCGCCAGTGTTATATGTACAGATAAAACCGGTACATTAACACAAAATCGCATGACGGTAATGAAATTATATACAAATGATAAAGTTTATAGCGATATAAATGCCATATTTAAATCTGAAGGCAGCACAGATAATGAAGTGAAGTTCTTATTAGAATGTGCAGCCCTTTGCACAGATGCTTTTATAGATGAGGATGGAAGGGAAATTGGGGATCCTACCGAAGTGGCTATTGTCATGGCTGCTAAATCGGCTGGTATAAGAAAACAGGATATAGAAGAGGCAAAACCGCGAGTTGACGAGGTGCCTTTTGATTCTGACCGAAAAATGATGACGACAGTACATAGAGATGAAAAAGGATACAAGGTGATAACGAAGGGTGCACCTGATAATGTAATTGATAGGTGTACAAGTTTATATTTGAATGGCGATATATTGCCGTTGGACGATAGTATTAAAGAGAAGATAAAAGCGGTTAATGAAGAAATGGCAAAAGGTGCGTTGAGAGTATTGGCTGTTGCATATAAAGATTTGGATGATATTGGATCACATGGCGAATTTGAATGTGATCTTACGTTTATAGGTTTGATAGGCATGATCGATCCTCCCAGGGAAGAAGTAAAAGAATCTGTGAGGTTGTGTAAAAAAGCAGGGATTAAGCCTGTTATGATTACAGGTGACCACTTGGTCACAGCCGTAGCAATCGGAAAAGAATTGGGCATATACAAGGCAGGGGATGAGGCTGTGACAGGTGTTCAATTAAACGAATTAACAGATGAAGAATTGGATAAACAGGTTAAGGATATTTCGGTTTATGCAAGGGTTTCACCAGAGCATAAAGTAAGGATAGTAAAAGCCTGGCAGAATAATGGAGCTGTTGTTGCTATGACAGGTGATGGGGTAAATGATGCTCCTGCTCTTAAACAGGCTGATATAGGAGCTGCCATGGGGATGACAGGTACTGATGTGGCAAAGGGTGCCGCAGACATGATATTAACAGATGACAATTTTGCAACCATTGTTTCTGCAGTTCAAGAAGGCCGGACCATTTACGAAAATATACGTAAATCAATACACTTTCTTTTATCATGCAATGTAGGTGAAATTGTAGTGATTTTTGTGGCAGTTATGCTTGGCATGCCTATGCCGCTAAAACCTATTCACATTTTATGGATAAACCTTTTAACAGATAGCTTTCCGGCCCTTGCTTTAGGCGTTGAACCGCCAGCACCTGATGTTATGGATAAAAAACCCAGGCCAAAGGGAGAGAGCATATTCGCACACGGCTTATGGTGGAAAATTACATTGCAGGGCATTTTGATAGGCCTTTTGACCTTGGTTGCTTTTAGACTTGGATTAATGAAGAAGAATCTTATAACAGCGAGGACGATGGCTTTTTCTACACTTGTTTTAACCCAGCTATT is a genomic window of Caldanaerobius fijiensis DSM 17918 containing:
- a CDS encoding calcium-transporting P-type ATPase, PMR1-type, whose translation is MTIIYWNQEYKDVEEYLKTDIIKGLSNEEAQKRLREYGYNQLKEQNKKSLFLMFLDQFKDFMVLILLAATIISLLLGEVTDAVIMIVVVVLNGILGMLQENRAEKSLEALKKLTSPTARVIRSGRVVDIPTSQLVPGDIVYLEAGNFVPADGRLFEATNLRIDESALTGESVPVDKDIKALKAEELPLGDRINMAYMGTVVAYGRGRMIVTDTGMNTEMGKIAEFIDSQDTAATPLQRRLEELGKYLGVGVLLICFIIFITGILSRRPVFDMFMTAVSLAVAAIPEGLPAIVTITLAIGVQKMIKKKAIIRKLPAVETLGSASVICTDKTGTLTQNRMTVMKLYTNDKVYSDINAIFKSEGSTDNEVKFLLECAALCTDAFIDEDGREIGDPTEVAIVMAAKSAGIRKQDIEEAKPRVDEVPFDSDRKMMTTVHRDEKGYKVITKGAPDNVIDRCTSLYLNGDILPLDDSIKEKIKAVNEEMAKGALRVLAVAYKDLDDIGSHGEFECDLTFIGLIGMIDPPREEVKESVRLCKKAGIKPVMITGDHLVTAVAIGKELGIYKAGDEAVTGVQLNELTDEELDKQVKDISVYARVSPEHKVRIVKAWQNNGAVVAMTGDGVNDAPALKQADIGAAMGMTGTDVAKGAADMILTDDNFATIVSAVQEGRTIYENIRKSIHFLLSCNVGEIVVIFVAVMLGMPMPLKPIHILWINLLTDSFPALALGVEPPAPDVMDKKPRPKGESIFAHGLWWKITLQGILIGLLTLVAFRLGLMKKNLITARTMAFSTLVLTQLFQALNVRAEASLLKIGVFSNRYMTYSIILSAVLMFIVILTPLRTYFGVSVLNATDWGIVFILSLSILIITEVIKYFKKP